A region of the Candidatus Zixiibacteriota bacterium genome:
GACTGGTTGAGGCGGACATCAGTTCGGTTCAGCGTCTGGCTGCGGCGACCGTCGATACTCTCGTTAAGATTCCCGGAATCGGTGAGAAAACCGCTGAGACATTGATCGAGAAGGCTCAGGAATACGTGAAGCAGCTCGAAACGGAGTACGATCGCAAGCGCAACTTGCAAAAACAACGCGAAGCGGAACGGGCCGCACGTGAAGAGAAACTCACCGCCGAGGACGTCTTTGACGACGACGAAGATTATGTCACGGAACAGGATGATGTCCCGCTGGCTCAGGCCCCCGATTTCGGTGATCTGCTTGAAGATGACGGCAGTGAAGACGAGGCTGAATCTGAGGAGACCGCTCCTTCAGATGAAGATCAGGATGAGCCGAAGAACACGGCTGACGATGAGGACGAGGAACGAGAATAAGTTTGGGTTGAAGGAATACAACCAGAGCTCACAATCAGGTTGATTGGATGCCTGAAGGAGGTGAGGCAGGATGACTGATAATAAGCAAAGAATATATGAACTGGCGAAGGAATACAAGATATCGTCGATGGCGATGTTGAACATCCTGCGTGAGCTGGAGTTTGAGCCAAAATCTCACATGTCGGTAGCAACCGACGAGATGAAGGCCGCAGTGAAGAACAAGTTCACGGAGCAGAAGCAAGCGGCGAAAAAAGAGATGGAGCAACGTACCACGGCCAAGGAGACAGCCTCCGGTATCAAGGCCAAGTCAACTACCATCGGTGGGATCAAAGTAGCCGACGGGGGCTCCAACGTTGCAGGATTGATGCGCCGTATAGACAAGAAACAGCGCAAAAAGGAACGCCGTCGTAAAAAGGATCGTCGTACTGTGGATAAGACCGAAGTCGCAAAGAGTTTCCGCGCTACCATGGCTAATCTTGGCACCTCCAAGACTCGGAAAAAATACCGCCGCGACCATACTACCGCCGACAACGGACAGTACCAGGCCGATAATGTCATTGAAGTGAACGAGTTCATGTCGGTGGCTGAACTGGCCAAACAAATGGATCATAAACCGGCTGAGTTGATCGCCAAATTGTTCGAGATGGGTATGATGGCGACGATCAATCAGCGGCTCGATATTGACACAATCGAGATGTTGGCCGGTGAGTTCGGTTTCGAAGTGGCTCAGATGACCGAGATCGGCGATGAAGTGCGTGAAGAAGAGGCGGAAGAACGTCTTGAACAGCGTGCTCCGGTAGTAACGATCATGGGACATGTCGACCACGGTAAAACCTCTCTCCTTGACTATATTCGTAAGACTAACGTGGTAGCCGGTGAAGCCGGTGCTATCACTCAGCACATCGGTGCTTACACGGTAATGCACGTGGGTGGTGTAATTACTTTTCTGGACACTCCCGGTCATGAAGCATTTACCGCTATGCGTGCCCGCGGCGCTCATATTACTGACATCGTAGTTCTCGTAGTGGCCGCTGATGACGGTGTTCGTCCTCAGACCATCGAGGCTATCGATCACGCTCGTGCGGCCGGTGTGCCGATTATCGTAGCGGTCAATAAAATCGATAAACCGACGGCCAATCCGGATCACATTCGCACCCAGTTAACCGAACATAACCTGATAGCCGAAGAATGGGGCGGCAAGACGATCATGGTCGATGTCTCAGCCAAAACCGGCGAGGGCGTCGACAGACTGCTTGAGATGATTCTTCTCCAGGCAGAAATGATGGATCTTAAAGCCGATCCGGATATCCGCGCCCAGGGCGTCATCGTTGATTCCAGATTGGAAAAAGGACGAGGCCCCGTGGCGACGGTGCTGATTCAAAAGGGAACCTGCACGGTGGGTGATTCGATTGTCGCCGGGACTTGTTGCGGCCATGTCCGTACGATTATGGATGACCGTGAGAATTCTCTCAGGCTCGTGGGACCGTCAACCCCGGCACAAATCACCGGTTTAGGGGGTGTTCCTCAGGCCGGTGACTCGTTTATGGTGGTAGCGAACGATCAGGAAGCCAAGGAAATCGCACTCAAGCGCAACCAGATCAAACGTGAGCAGGACGTCCGTTTCACTCATGGCCGCACCAGCCTTGATAAGGTCTTTGACCGCATCAAGGAAGGCGCTATTAAAGAGATTCGCTTGATCATCAAAGCCGATGTAGACGGCTCGGTCGAGGTGCTTTCGGATACGCTCGGTTCTATTGCCAACGATGAAGTCAAAACACATATCATTCACAAGGGAGTCGGTACGATCACCGAGTCCGATGTTCTCCTGGCCGCGGCCTCTGACGCGATCATTATCGGTTTCCAGGTACGCCCCGATGCCCGTGCCCGCGAGGTGGCTCGATCCGAGCAAGTTGACATTCGTACCTATGATGTAATCTACGAAGCCGAAAGCGACGTCAAGAAAGCGCTGGAAGGCCTCCTGAGTCCCGAAGTAAGCGAGAACTTCGTCGGTATGGCTGAAGTCCGCCAGTTATTCCGGGTGCCCAAGGTGGGCGTGATCGCCGGTAGTTACGTCAAGGAAGGGCGTTTCAATCGCAAGGACCGGGTACGTGTCGTGCGTGACGGCAAGGTGATCTTCAAGGGTGAGATGAGTTCACTCAAGCGCTTCAAGGATGACGCCCGCGAGGTGAAAGAAGGATTTGAATGCGGGATCGGCATCGAAAACTTCAACGATCTCAAGGTCGGTGACACCATTGAGGCTTTTGAAATCGTGGAGACGGCTCGCACCTTGTAGGCGGAAATACAGTGGTTACGGTTGTTTTGACGCTTCGTCTGGACCTTCCCGGGGCTCAATCCCTAAAGGACAAACGACGGGTTCTTAAGTCTATGATGACACGTATGCGTAATGACTTTAACATATCGATGGCCGAGGTTGACCTGAACGATCATCCTCGTCATGCTTTGATCGGTGCCGCGGTGATAAGTAATTCTGGCCAATTCGGTCAACAGGTCATGGCTAAGGTGATAGACCGGGTTACGGCCAATCCTGAGCTAATGGTAATTGATGTTCAGGTGGAGTCATTCTGATGCGTCAATACAACCGCTCAGATCGAGTCAGCGAAGAACTGCGGAAAACCATCTCGCGTATTATTGAGTCCGAATATGAAGGTAGTATACCCGGCATGGTGACTTTTACGCGAGTGAAGCTTTCCAAAGATCTCCGAAACGCCACGGTTTATTATTCATTTCTCGGCAGTGCCGAAGATCGTGAATCGGTTGGGCTATTCCTCGAACGTGAGCGAAAACATATCAGATATCTGGTAGGTCGTGAAATGCACATCCGGCACAGTCCGGAATTACTCTTCAGATTCGATCCTTCGATCGAAGAGGGGATTCGCATTGAGGAGCTGCTTAATCAGATCAACCGCGAAAAACAGGAACGTGAAGAATGACTCTTACCGGTTCGGCCTTCACCACTGATATCCTGCAGACAATCGCGGACGCACTGGAGCAGTCTCAGCGAGTACTAGTCGTGTCGCATATCGATCCCGACGGTGACGCCATCGGCACACTCCTGGCTTGTCGGCGCTATCTTCTCGATCTGGGCAAGGACGTAACTGCCGGTCGTCATGGGGTCATTCCGGATAAATATCGCTTTCTGAAGGGAACGGAAGATCTGCCGCTTTTCAGTGAAATGAATCCGAGAGCTTCTTTCGATACCGTTTTATCTTTGGAATGTCCGTTACAGGATCGAATGGGTGATGCCGCCCGTTTCCTGAAAAATGCTCAAAAGGTCGTGAATATCGATCACCATCGCGACAACATCCTGTACGGCGACATCAACTGGGTTAAAGCCGACTCCAGTTCTGTCGGGGAAATGATCACTCAGTTTTTTGAATACAAAAATTACACTATCCCGACAGAATCGGCCGAGCAACTCTATGCCGCCGTTATGACCGACACCGGCCGTTTTCGTTTCCCGTCGACGTCAGCCGAAACAATGAGAGTAGTCTCGGTGTTGATCGCAGCCGGAGCCAATCCTGAGCGGATATCCAACAAGGTTTATTTCGAAATGCCGATATCGACCGTTCGCTTGACCGGTAAAGTGCTCAATGAAATTGAATATCTTGATGACGGTCGATACTGCCTGCTTACCATGACTCGTGAAATGCTTAAGGAAACGGAAGCACATGAGTCTGAAGCTGAAGGTCTGGTCGATTACACACTTTACGGGCGCGGTGTCAGAGCCGGTGTGCTTTTCAAGGAAATCGATACCAGCACAACCAAGGCTTCGTTTCGTTCCCGAGACGGGATAGATGTAGCCGAAATCGCGAGCCGGTTTGGTGGCGGCGGACATCAACTTGCCGCCGGATGTACGATTGAGTTACCCATCGATGAAGCTAAGAAGCAAGTTGTTGACTTCTTAAGAGAGGCTGATCGTGGTCAGGAAGACAAATGATAAATATCATGGAGTTCTTCTTTACCATAAACCGCTGGGGATTACCAGTCATGATGCGGTGCAGGAGGTACGCCGGATGATTGCTCAGCGCAGTGTTGGCCACACCGGAACGCTTGATCCTCAGGCGGAAGGCCTCTTGCTTATGTGTCTCGGATCAGCTACTAAAATCTCACGGTTTCTGACTAATCATGACAAGGTGTATGAGGCGGAAATTACCCTGGGACGACGTTCGAGCACCTATGACCGAGAGGGAGTGGATTTTATGCTCCCGGCCAATGAGATTCCCGAGCTTGACAGATTCGCCATGAATGAAATTATGGATGGTTTCCGCGGTGAGATCAACCAGACCGTCCCCGCCTTTTCAGCCGTACATGTTGAAGGCGAACGACTGTATAAACAGGCACGCGCAGGCAAGGAAGTCGATGTCCCGACACGTCGAATCACAATAAAAGAATTGCAGCTAATTGACTGGACTGAGCCGCTCCTGACCATCACCGTAACATGTTCTGCCGGTACTTATATCCGATCTCTCGCTCATGATATCGGAGAAACGATTGGTTGTGGTGCGTTTCTTTCACGTTTGCGACGTACCCGTGTCGGCCGCTTTGATCTGGATCGAGCGCTTTCTCGTGATTCCCTCGCAACAACTTTGGCTCATGGACAGTTAAGTCAGAAACTGCTGTCCCCGAGAGATGCTCTTGATTTTCCGGCAATCACGGTAACACCTGAATTCGCCCGTTTTATCACGACGGGACGCGATTTAACCGTTGCTGATATTATCTCCTGCGAGCGACCGCTTGCACCCGGAGATGTCGCTTTACTCGTCGGCGCCAACAGTCAGGCCCTGGCAGTAGTTAAGATTCAGCAGTCGTTTTGCCAGGATAGCCCTCGGTTTGAGCCAAACGGGAAGCTCGTCAGTTATGTGAGGGTGCTGAATTGAGTATCGAATTCATCCATGGGCTCGATCAATTCAAACGATCAGGTGATCGCTCCGCAGTCGTAACCGTCGGGACTTTTGACGGGATCCACCTAGGCCATCAGGAGATTTTAAGGCGAGTGCTCCACAACAGTAAGAACGGTGAATTCGATACGATCCTCGTTACCTTTCACCCTCACCCCAGGGTTGTTGTGACACCCGACAGCGCCCCCCGCCTTCTCACTACTCTTCAGGAGAAAAAACGCTGGTTGCCGGACTTTTTCCGGGGTACTGTTTTGGTCCTCGATTTTGACGATGCTCTCAAGTCGATGGAAGCTGAGCAGTTTGTTAAGGAGATATTACTTAAAAGACTTGGAATGCATAAGCTTGTGGTTGGATACGATCACGCTTTCGGCAAAAATCGTAGCGGGACGATTGTCGAGTTGAATCGTCTGGGTAAGGTGATGGGATTCGAAGTCGAGGTGGTCGGACCGGTGCTTGACGGTGAGACAAGAATATCTTCTTCTCTCATCCGACGGACGCTGGCTGAGGGTGATTTCGCCGATGCCCTGCGATACCTGGGGCATCCCTATGCCATTTACGGTACGGTTGAAAAGGGGATAGGGCTAGGGCGTAAAATCGGATATCCCACCGCCAACATTAAATATGGTGAACGTAAACAATTACCTGCCGAAGGGGTGTATGCCTGTAAGGTTCTTATTGACGGCAAACGCCTTGATGGGATGATGTTTATCGGCAGGAATCATTTCAATCCCGGAAGTAAAGTTACCGTCGAGGCCAATCTGTTTGACTTTGACGCCGACATCTATTTTCACGATATTGCGGTTTGCCCCACGCATTTTCTCCGGAAGAACCGCCGGTTCGATTCACCCGAGGCGCTGGTGGCACAGATAGAATTTGATAAGAAAGAAGTGTTAAGAATAATACAACAGGAGATGAGAAATGTCAGTTAAACGGACCAACAAGACCCAGATTATCGATGAGCACAAGCTGCACGATACCGACACTGGGTCCCCCGAGGTTCAGATCGGTTTGTTGACCGATCGTATCAATCACCTTACCGAGCACATGAAGGTGCACAAGAAAGACTACCATACCAGACTGGGTCTGCTCAAACTGGTAGGCAAACGGAGAAGACTGCTCGACTATCTTAAGCAGAAGGATATCAACAGCTATCGTCAGATGGTCGCCAACCTTGGCCTGCGTCGATAAGTGCTCAAAACAGGAAGTATAGATGCCACACAAAGTAGAGTTTGAATTAGGCGGTCGTACAATGACCATCGAAACTGGTCGCTTGGCTAAGCAGTCAAACGGTGCCGTCACCGTGCGTTACGGTGATTCGATGGTTCTTTCCACCGTCTGTGCCCAGTCGGAACCGAAGCTGGGATTTGATTTTTTCCCACTGACGGTGGAATATCGAGAGAAAGCATACGCCGCCGGTAAAATCCCGGGAGGATTTTTCAAACGCGAAGGTCGCCCTTCCGAAAAAGAAATTCTCTCGGCCCGTATTATCGACCGACCGATCCGCCCGCTCTTCCCGGATGACTTCCGGGGGGAAACCCAGGTGATCAACTTCATTCTGTCTCACGATCAGTTGAACGACACCGATGTCATGGCGTTGACCGGTACCGGTGCGGCCCTGGCCATTTCCGATATACCCGTCAGTGAAGCCGTGGCCGGAGTTCGTGTTGGACGTCTCGACGGTGAATGGATTATCAATCCAACCATGGACACTATCGACGATTGTGATGTATACATCGTCGTAGCCGGTTCCAATGACGCGATAGCGATGGTCGAGGGTGGCGGTCGTGAAGTCTCTGAAGAAGATGTGATCGAGGCGCTGCAATTTGGCCACGATCATATCAAGATCATCCTTGGGAAAATTGAAGAACTGCGGCAAATGTGCGGCAAACCCAAGATGGCGTATGAACCGGTTCGGATCGACGAAGAGCTATCGAAGCGAGTCGCTGAGATGGCAGGCGAGAAGTACTCGGAATTCAATCGCATTGTCGATAAGGAAGAGCGCAACACAGCGAAGAAAGCGTTGGGAAAAGAGATCGTAGAGGCACTCGAAGAGACTTACCCGGATAATATCGGTGATATCAAGATGGTGCTGCACGACCTCGATGCTGCGGCCATGCGCAGTATGATCATCAATACCGATAAGCGTATCGACGGTCGCGGACCTGATGATATCAGGCAGTTGTCCTGCGAAGTCGGTTTCCTGCCGCGCGCTCACGGGTCGGCGGTATTCACTCGCGGTCAAACCCAGTCGCTGGCTTCGGTCACGCTTGGTACGAAGATGGACGAACAGCGCATGGATGAACTCGATGGTGAGTCAACCAAGAGTTACATGCTGCATTACAATTTCCCGCCTTTCTCGACCGGTGAGACCAAGCCGATCCGCGGCACCAGCCGACGTGAAATCGGTCACGGTGCTCTGGCCGAGCGGGCTCTTTTCCCGGTTATTCCCGCGGAAGACAGCTTCCCGTACACGGTTCGTGTCGTTTCCGACATCATGGAATCCAACGGCTCATCGTCGATGGCCTCTGTCTGTGGCGGTTCTCTCGCGCTTATGGATGCCGGAGTTCCCATCAAGGCGCCGGTGGCCGGTATTGCGATGGGTTTGATTAAGACTGATGAAAAGGTCGTTATTCTGACCGATATTCTCGGCGACGAGGATCATTTCGGCGATATGGATTTCAAGGTAACTGGCACCTCTGAAGGTATTACTGCTATTCAGATGGACATCAAGATTGCCGGTATCGACCTCGAGACAATGCGCCAGGCGCTTCAGAAAGCTCGCACGGCTCGTTTGTCCATCATGGAAGTGATGAATGCCACCCTGCCGAAACACCGCGATCAACTCTCGGAATACGCCCCCAGAATTATCACCATCAAGATCAACCCGGAGAAGATCGGTGAGGTGATTGGCCCCGGTGGTAAGGTCATTCGCGGCATCTGCGAAGAAACCGGTGCCAAGATCGACATCGAGGACGATGGTACTGTTCGTATCGCCTCGGTGGATGGTGAAGCCGGTCGTCGGGCGCTCGAACGGATCGAGGCCCTGACCGAAGAAGCCGAGCTTGATAAGGTCTATGACGGTATCGTGCGTCGCATAACCAATTTTGGCGCTTTTGTCGAAATTATTCCCGGGACCGACGGACTCCTGCATATTTCTGAGATCGCCCATAACCGAATCAATCGGGTAGAGGATGTTCTCAATGTTGGTGACCGAATCAAGGTCAAGGTGATCAATATCGATAACGACGGTAAAATCAGGCTGTCCCACAAAGTCCTCATTCCGAACGACGGACAGGATGAGGGAAACAGCGGACATAGTAGCGGTGATCGCGACAACGGTCGCGACCGTGACCGTGACCGTGGCCGGGATGATCGTCGGCGTCAACCAAGGAGACCGCGTTAGACCATGATGCGAACCACAACCAATGCCTCGCATGGGTTGTATCGCAAGACGACATTGAAAAACGGACTGAGGGTAATAACCGAGAAAGTACCCTCGGTCCGTTCCGTTTCCATGGGGGTATGGATCAATGTCGGCTCGCGTTACGAGGATGATTCTGAAGGCGGCATGTCTCATCTGATCGAGCATATGCTCTTCAAAGGGACCAAAACCCGTTCAGCGAAAGATATTGCCGATTCACTCGAATCGATCGGCGGCAATCTGAATGCCTTTACATCAAGAGAACAAACTTGTTATACGGCCAGATTCCCAGCCGCATATATCGACAGGGCGATGGACGTTCTGGCCGACATGACCAGCCGCTCGACGCTGACGCCCACTAATCTCAAACGTGAGAAACAGGTAATTCTCGAAGAGATTAAAGAAACCGAAGAGAATCCTTCGGATCATATTTATGACCTGTTCAATATTGCATTTTGGGGTAAACATCAACTGGGACGACCCATTCTCGGAACGGAGAAAAGCGTTTCGGGAATGCCTCGCAACAGTATTTTTAACTACCTCAGCCGGCATTACCGCGCCGGTTCGATTGTCATTGCCGCGGCCGGTGCGCTTTCTCACGATCGTGTAGTCAAACTGGCTCGTGATAAATTCGAATTTCCGGAAGGATTATCTGAAGGAATGTTGCCCGCGGCTCGTATGGATACGCAAAAACTCCTGCTCATTCCTAACGACAACAACCAGGTACATGCCGTGATCGGTTACCCGGGTTTAGCCTGGACCGACAAACGTCGTACCGCGGCGATGGTCTTGTCAACTCTGTTGGGTGGCGGCATGTCATCGATCCTGTTCCAGCAAATCCGGGAAGAACGCGGTCTTGCATATACGATCTACACTTACCATGACAGTTACTGTGACGCTGGGGTTTTTGGTTGTTATTTCGCTACCGACAAGCAGCGTCTTCCGGAGGCTCTCTCCGTAGTACAAAAGCAACTGCTGAAACTGTGTAATAGAAAAGTCTCTGAAGACATCCTGCGCCGCATCAAGGAACAGATAAAGGGTCAGGTAATGCTGGCGCTCGAATCCACGATCGCTAAGATGAACCGTATGGCTCGTTTCGAACTGATGCAGGGTGAATATATCTCATTGACCCGGACTATTCGTGATATCGATCGAGTAACGACCGATGACCTGCAAATGATAGCCCGAGCCCTCTTTAATCCCGAGGGGCGCACGGTTACGATACTTGGCCCGGCTAATCGGAAGACAGTGGAGGCTGTCCTTGAAGAATGAACGGACAGAGGCATTGACAATCGTGCCTTTCGCTCCGATGATTCTGACTTTTCACCGTGTAAGCCATAACTTCACCTGGTCGGCGACCAATTACCGGCCGGAACGCATTATAAGCCTGCTTACTCAACTCGAGTCGGCAGGCTTCGTTTTTATCCCGCTGTCGGATGAAATATCGTCTAAACCGGCAGGGGAGAGGCATCTGGCGATAACGTTCGATGACGGTATGGCCGAACTGGCTGACGAACTGCCGCCTTTGATCGACCGATTCGGTCTCAAACCGACGGTCTTTATGCCAACTGCGTTCATTGGCCGAACTAATCGCTGGGATTATTCTTACCGACTGGCCCCGAGTCGCCATCTGAATCGAGATGAAATTAGCCGACTGGCCGATGCTGGAGTTGAGTTCGGAAGCCATGGACATACTCACCGCTGCTTCAGAAATTTACCAGTGGATGTTGTTGCCGATGAACTGCGGCAATCCCGTACCATTTTAGAGGAAATACTGGGGAAAACCGTTGATTCCATCAGTTATCCGTTTGGTCGAATCGATGATACTCTCCTGAAACTGGTTGCTGAAGCAGGCTATACTCACGGTTATACAATGAGATACCCTGCCTTTGACGACCGACCTCTCGCTTTGGGCCGAATGGCCGTTTACAGCTTCGATAACCCGGCTTCAGTTCAACGCAAGCTCGGCTCAGGTTTCGGGCACCGAATCGAGAGAGTAATAGCCGCTTTCACTAATCGTCTCTCCGGCGGTACAGTTTTACTCCAGCGGTTCCGATCTTTTCACCTGTAGAGGAGTTGTTGCGAGAGCTGTTTTAGACCTTGCCAATAATAATCCTTTTTGCTAAAATGGCCTCCGATAACTGTAATAGCGGAGTGTGAATTATGAACGGCAACCAGCGTCCCCGGTACGATTTCAAAGAGATCGAAAGTAAATGGCAGCAAAAATGGGAGGATCAGAAGCTCTACGCTGCCCCGGATCTCGCTGACCCGAAACATAAATTCTACATGCTGGTAATGTTCGCCTATCCTTCGGGCGATCTCCACATGGGACATTTCCGCAACTACATTATTGGCGATGCCGTGGCACGCAAACAGATGATGCTCGGTAAGGATGTCCTGCATCCGTTCGGTTGGGATGCTTTTGGACTGCCGGCAGAGCGGGCTGCCATTAAGCGGCAGATTCACCCAAGAGACTGGACACTTGGCAATATCGGCGTTTCGCGCAATACCCTGAAACGAGTCGGAATATCGTTCGACTGGTCGCGCGAGGTGACTTCGTGCCTCCCGGATTACTACAAATGGACCCAGTGGATGTTTATCCAGCTCTTTAAGAAGGGGCTGGCATATCGCAAGCGCGGTTATGTCAACTGGTGTCCGGAAGATAAAACCGTTCTGGCCAACGAACAAGTCGTCAATGGTGTCTGTGAACGTTGCGGTACTCCGGTCGAGAAAAAAGAACAGGTCCAATGGTATTTTAAGATCACTGACTACGCCGATCAACTGGTCGATGACCTGGATAAACTCCCCAACTGGCCCGACAACCTGAAGGCAATGCAACGTGAGTGGATCGGTCGTTCCTACGGTACTGAAATAGACTTCACGATCGAAGAAACCGGTGAAAAACTACCGGTGTTTACCACGCGGCCGGACACTATCTACGGTGTCACTTTCATGGCTATTGCACCGGAAGCGGAGTTGTTGAAACGTCTCCACCTCGAAGGCGAATACGCTGAAAAGGTAGCACAATACCAAAGAGAAGCGCTGCTGCGTTCGGAAATAGACCGAACCGACGCCACCGCCGAAAAGGATGGTGTTTTCACCGGTAAATTCGCCATCAATCCATACAACGGCGAGAAAGTTCAGCTTTGGGTTGCGGACTATGTTCTGGCTGGATACGGCACCGGAGCGGTGATGGCTGTCCCGGCTCATGATACCCGTGACTTCGCCTTTGCCAAGAAATACGACATCCCGATTAGAGTTGTAATTCATCCCGATGAAAACACCTCTCTGGATCCCGATTCAATGGAGGATGCCTTTACATATTATGGCCCGATGGTGAACTCTGACCGGTTTAATGGGTTTTCAGGAGTTGAAGCTAAAAAAGCAGTCACGGATTACGCTGAGGCCGGGGGATTCGGACGGAGCCAGGTCAATTACAAGCTCAAGGATTGGTTGATATCGCGCCAGCGTTATTGGGGGGCGCCCATTCCGATCATACATTGCCCCAAATGTGGTGAAGTAGCCGTTCCGGACGAAGATTTACCCGTTGTCCTGCCGGATACCGATAATTTTATCCCAAAGGGCCGCTCACCCCTGGAAGATGTACCCGGATACATGGAAGTAACCTGCCCGAAATGCGGGGGAGCAGCCCGCCGGGATCCCGATACCATGGATACTTACGTCTGCTCGTCCTGGTATTACCTCCGTTATCTGGATCCCCATAATGATTCCGTTCCGTTCGACAAAGACAAAGCGGACCGCTATCTGCCCATTGACCTGTATGTTGGCGGCATAACTCACGCCACCGGACACCTGATCTATTTCCGCTTTTTCCACAAATTCCTGCGTGATCTGGGCTGGATTAAGAGTAATGAACCTGCCGAAAGGATGTTCTGTCTGGGAATGGTAATGGACGCCAATGGCGCAGTTATGTCCAAGTCACTGGGAAATGTTGTTTCGCCCATGCCTCTGATGGAGGAACACGGAGTCGATGTCACCCGACTGGCCATGTATTTCACCGCTCCCTGTGAAAAAGAGGTGCTCTGGACAAATAACACGATTACCGGGATTGAGAAGTTCTTCTTTAATCGACTGTACCCATTGTACGAAGATTACAGAGGTTCGGGCGTAGACTTAGAGCGTTACTTTAAGACGGAGATTCTCTCTGAGTACGAACGAGCTATTTATACCAAGTTGAATCAAACGGTTGTCCGGTGTTCTGAAGATCTCGACAAATTGCAATTCAATACGGTAATTGCCGCGCTCATGGAATTGACTCGGGATTTTGACAGTAAAAAGATCAAAGACGATCAACTAAACGACTATATTATCCTGAAAACTATCCAGATGGTGGCTCCGCTGGCGCCGCATATAGCTGAAGAGCTGTGGGAACGCTGTGATCAATCCGGCAGCGTGTTCAAATCCTGTTGGCCGCTTGCTGACCAGAATGCGCTGATTGGTGATATGATTGAAATAGCCGTTCAGGTCAACGGCAGATTACGGGATACAGTCAAGATTGCGGCCGATTCTGATCAGGAAACAGTCGAAAAGGCTGCATTTGCCAGTGAGAGAGTATCAGCACATATTGAAGGCAAGAATATCCGTAAAAAGATATATGTCAAAGGACGTATCCTTAATATAGTGGCCAATTGAACGACTATTTATGTGATGCTAATATGATAGATTCAAGCATATGTTAACATAATATATCTTATGAGACGTTTATCTGATGGCAGCTAAGCTTTCTATCATAGTTCCGGTCTATAACGAGCTCTCTACTCTCGAAAAGCTCGTAGCTGCTGTGCGTAATGCTCCAGTCGAATCAAAAGAGATAATCCTCGTTGATGAC
Encoded here:
- a CDS encoding polysaccharide deacetylase family protein, which translates into the protein MKNERTEALTIVPFAPMILTFHRVSHNFTWSATNYRPERIISLLTQLESAGFVFIPLSDEISSKPAGERHLAITFDDGMAELADELPPLIDRFGLKPTVFMPTAFIGRTNRWDYSYRLAPSRHLNRDEISRLADAGVEFGSHGHTHRCFRNLPVDVVADELRQSRTILEEILGKTVDSISYPFGRIDDTLLKLVAEAGYTHGYTMRYPAFDDRPLALGRMAVYSFDNPASVQRKLGSGFGHRIERVIAAFTNRLSGGTVLLQRFRSFHL
- a CDS encoding pitrilysin family protein yields the protein MMRTTTNASHGLYRKTTLKNGLRVITEKVPSVRSVSMGVWINVGSRYEDDSEGGMSHLIEHMLFKGTKTRSAKDIADSLESIGGNLNAFTSREQTCYTARFPAAYIDRAMDVLADMTSRSTLTPTNLKREKQVILEEIKETEENPSDHIYDLFNIAFWGKHQLGRPILGTEKSVSGMPRNSIFNYLSRHYRAGSIVIAAAGALSHDRVVKLARDKFEFPEGLSEGMLPAARMDTQKLLLIPNDNNQVHAVIGYPGLAWTDKRRTAAMVLSTLLGGGMSSILFQQIREERGLAYTIYTYHDSYCDAGVFGCYFATDKQRLPEALSVVQKQLLKLCNRKVSEDILRRIKEQIKGQVMLALESTIAKMNRMARFELMQGEYISLTRTIRDIDRVTTDDLQMIARALFNPEGRTVTILGPANRKTVEAVLEE
- the leuS gene encoding leucine--tRNA ligase, translating into MNGNQRPRYDFKEIESKWQQKWEDQKLYAAPDLADPKHKFYMLVMFAYPSGDLHMGHFRNYIIGDAVARKQMMLGKDVLHPFGWDAFGLPAERAAIKRQIHPRDWTLGNIGVSRNTLKRVGISFDWSREVTSCLPDYYKWTQWMFIQLFKKGLAYRKRGYVNWCPEDKTVLANEQVVNGVCERCGTPVEKKEQVQWYFKITDYADQLVDDLDKLPNWPDNLKAMQREWIGRSYGTEIDFTIEETGEKLPVFTTRPDTIYGVTFMAIAPEAELLKRLHLEGEYAEKVAQYQREALLRSEIDRTDATAEKDGVFTGKFAINPYNGEKVQLWVADYVLAGYGTGAVMAVPAHDTRDFAFAKKYDIPIRVVIHPDENTSLDPDSMEDAFTYYGPMVNSDRFNGFSGVEAKKAVTDYAEAGGFGRSQVNYKLKDWLISRQRYWGAPIPIIHCPKCGEVAVPDEDLPVVLPDTDNFIPKGRSPLEDVPGYMEVTCPKCGGAARRDPDTMDTYVCSSWYYLRYLDPHNDSVPFDKDKADRYLPIDLYVGGITHATGHLIYFRFFHKFLRDLGWIKSNEPAERMFCLGMVMDANGAVMSKSLGNVVSPMPLMEEHGVDVTRLAMYFTAPCEKEVLWTNNTITGIEKFFFNRLYPLYEDYRGSGVDLERYFKTEILSEYERAIYTKLNQTVVRCSEDLDKLQFNTVIAALMELTRDFDSKKIKDDQLNDYIILKTIQMVAPLAPHIAEELWERCDQSGSVFKSCWPLADQNALIGDMIEIAVQVNGRLRDTVKIAADSDQETVEKAAFASERVSAHIEGKNIRKKIYVKGRILNIVAN
- a CDS encoding polyribonucleotide nucleotidyltransferase; protein product: MPHKVEFELGGRTMTIETGRLAKQSNGAVTVRYGDSMVLSTVCAQSEPKLGFDFFPLTVEYREKAYAAGKIPGGFFKREGRPSEKEILSARIIDRPIRPLFPDDFRGETQVINFILSHDQLNDTDVMALTGTGAALAISDIPVSEAVAGVRVGRLDGEWIINPTMDTIDDCDVYIVVAGSNDAIAMVEGGGREVSEEDVIEALQFGHDHIKIILGKIEELRQMCGKPKMAYEPVRIDEELSKRVAEMAGEKYSEFNRIVDKEERNTAKKALGKEIVEALEETYPDNIGDIKMVLHDLDAAAMRSMIINTDKRIDGRGPDDIRQLSCEVGFLPRAHGSAVFTRGQTQSLASVTLGTKMDEQRMDELDGESTKSYMLHYNFPPFSTGETKPIRGTSRREIGHGALAERALFPVIPAEDSFPYTVRVVSDIMESNGSSSMASVCGGSLALMDAGVPIKAPVAGIAMGLIKTDEKVVILTDILGDEDHFGDMDFKVTGTSEGITAIQMDIKIAGIDLETMRQALQKARTARLSIMEVMNATLPKHRDQLSEYAPRIITIKINPEKIGEVIGPGGKVIRGICEETGAKIDIEDDGTVRIASVDGEAGRRALERIEALTEEAELDKVYDGIVRRITNFGAFVEIIPGTDGLLHISEIAHNRINRVEDVLNVGDRIKVKVINIDNDGKIRLSHKVLIPNDGQDEGNSGHSSGDRDNGRDRDRDRGRDDRRRQPRRPR